A genome region from Populus alba chromosome 5, ASM523922v2, whole genome shotgun sequence includes the following:
- the LOC118062134 gene encoding uncharacterized protein: MGSLMAGWDSPVPDPRSMKYRRNRSLTRGEIDAYWRLKKRTEEDHLKAISSLSSSSQDGADEDHGIEFQRSSSLPAATTKEVFMDTENDHQASLEQLIKKNGWWASSNWAFLNEPPVLERSSSNYTPQFHVASLATSKSNTEINAQ, from the exons ATGGGATCTTTGATGGCTGGTTGGGACTCACCTGTCCCTGATCCTAGATCAA TGAAGTACAGGAGGAATCGGTCACTTACTAGAGGAGAGATCGATGCTTACTGGAGATTAAAGAAGAGAACAGAAGAGGATCATCTCAAAGCTATTTCCAGTCTATCCAGTAGCAGTCAG GATGGCGCGGACGAGGATCATGGAATAGAGTTTCAGAGATCAAGCTCCTTACCTGCAGCCACTACCAAGGAGGTGTTCATGGACACGGAGAATGATCATCAAGCAAGTTTGGAGCAACTTATCAAGAAAAATGGCTG GTGGGCAAGTAGCAACTGGGCATTCCTAAATGAGCCGCCAGTTCTGGAACGTTCTTCTAGCAATTACACACCGCAGTTTCACGTTGCTAGTCTCGCCACCTCAAAATCCAATACTGAAATCAATGCGCAGTGA
- the LOC118062133 gene encoding phenylcoumaran benzylic ether reductase Betv6, whose translation MADKSKILIIGGTGYIGKFIVEASAKAGHPTFALVRESTVSDPVKGKLVENFKNLGVTLIYGDIYGHGNLVKVIKQVDVVISAIGNMQIADQTKIIAAIKEAGNVKRFFPSEFGLDVDHVNAVEPAKTAFAMKAQIRRAIEAAGIPYTYVPSNCFAAYYVPTLAQFGLTAPPRDKITILGDGNAKAVFNKEDDIGTYTIKAVDDPRTLNKTVLIKPPKNIYSFNELVALWERKIGKTLEKTYVPEEKLLKDIQESPIPINIVLSINHSTFVNGDMTNFDIDPAWGAEASELYPDVKYTTVEEYLDQFV comes from the exons ATGGCTGACAAAAGCAAGATCTTGATCATTGGAGGTACTGGTTACATAGGAAAATTCATCGTGGAGGCAAGCGCCAAGGCCGGTCACCCCACTTTCGCTTTGGTTAGAGAGAGCACAGTCTCTGATCCTGTCAAAGGAAAACTTGTCGAGAATTTCAAGAACTTAGGCGTCACTTTGATATAT GGAGATATCTACGGCCATGGCAATTTGGTCAAGGTAATTAAGCAGGTGGATGTGGTGATATCAGCAATCGGGAACATGCAAATAGCAGATCAAACCAAGATCATTGCTGCCATTAAAGAAGCTGGCAATGTTAAG AGATTTTTCCCTTCGGAATTTGGATTGGATGTGGATCATGTCAATGCTGTAGAGCCTGCAAAAACTGCATTCGCAATGAAGGCTCAGATCCGGCGTGCCATTGAGGCTGCCGGGATCCCCTACACCTATGTGCCTTCCAACTGCTTTGCTGCATATTATGTCCCGACGTTGGCACAGTTTGGACTCACTGCTCCTCCTAGAGACAAAATCACTATCTTAGGAGATGGCAATGCCAAGG CTGTTTTCAATAAGGAAGATGATATTGGAACCTACACCATCAAAGCAGTGGATGATCCTAGAACATTGAACAAGACTGTCCTAATCAAGCCTCCTAAGAACATTTACTCTTTCAATGAGCTTGTTGCCCTGTGGGAGAGAAAGATTGGCAAAACCCTCGAAAAAACCTATGTTCCTGAAGAGAAACTTCTGAAGGACATCCAAG AGTCTCCGATTCCGATTAATATTGTTCTGTCAATCAACCACTCAACCTTCGTCAACGGTGACATGACCAACTTTGACATTGATCCAGCATGGGGGGCTGAGGCCTCTGAGTTGTATCCAGATGTCAAATATACCACCGTGGAAGAGTACCTCGATCAGTTTGTCTGA
- the LOC118062132 gene encoding protein RER1B, with amino-acid sequence MEGNGGDAANVVAPLAKWRNDFSRAFQFYLDRSTPHPTERWLGTLAVAAIYVLRAYFVQGFYIISYGLGIYILNLLIGFLSPKVDPELEVSDDASLPTKGSDEFKPFIRRLPEFKFWYAITKAFCVAFLMTFFSVFDVPVFWPILLCYWIVLFVLTMKRQIMHMIKYKYVPFSRGKQRYGRKKSGASSSGLMRD; translated from the exons ATGGAAGGAAATGGTGGTGATGCTGCCAATGTGGTGGCACCTCTTGCGAAGTGGAGAAATGATTTCTCTCGGGCATTCCAGTTCTATCTGGACCGATCCACACCTCACCCGACAGAGAGGTGGCTGGGAACTCTTGCGGTTGCAGCAATTTATGTGTTGCGTGCTTACTTTGTTCAAGGGTTTTACATCATCTCGTATGGTCTTGGAATTTATATCTTGAATTTGTTGATTGGGTTTCTGTCACCCAAGGTTGATCCTGAACTTGAAGTTTCGGATGACGCTTCTTTGCCAACTAAAGGATCGGATGAGTTCAAGCCCTTTATCCGGCGCCTTCCTGAGTTTAAGTTCTG GTACGCCATCACCAAGGCTTTTTGTGTGGCCTTCCTTATGACCTTCTTCTCTGTATTTGATGTCCCTGTTTTCTGGCCCATATTACTCTGCTATTGGATTGTTCTGTTTGTCCTCACAATGAAGCGCCAAATCATGCACATGATCAAATACAAATATGTTCCATTCAGCAGAGGAAAGCAG AGGTATGGCAGGAAGAAGTCTGGTGCAAGCAGCAGTGGCTTGATGAGGGACTAA
- the LOC118062131 gene encoding gamma carbonic anhydrase 1, mitochondrial: MGTLGRAIYTVGFWVRETGQALDRLGCRLQGNYYFQEQLSRHRTLMNIFDKAPVVDKDAFVAPGASVIGDVLVGRGSSIWYGCVLRGDVNSISVGSGTNIQDNSLVHVAKSNLSGKVLPTIIGDNVTVGHSAVLHGCTVEDEAFVGMGATLLDGVVVEKHAMVAAGALVRQNTRIPTGEVWGGNPAKFLRKLTDEEIAFISQSATNYSNLAQVHAAENAKPFDEIEFEKVLRKKFAKKDEEYDSMLGVVRELPPELILPNNVLPDKEPKAK, from the exons ATGGGGACCCTAGGCAGAGCTATATACACCGTCGGATTCTGGGTTCGCGAGACCGGCCAAGCTCTTGATCGTCTCGGATGCCGCCTCCAAGGCAACTATTACTTCCAAGAACAAC TGTCCAGGCATCGAACTCTAATGAACATATTTGACAAGGCTCCTGTTGTTGATAAGGATGCATTTGTGGCGCCTGGTGCCTCTGTCATTGGGGATGTTCTAGTTGGAAGAGGATCATCCATTTGGTATGGATGTGTTTTGAGAG GTGATGTGAACAGCATCAGTGTTGGATCTGGAACTAATATACAAGACAACTCCCTTGTGCATGTGGCAAAATCTAATCTAAGTGGGAAGGTGCTACCAACTATCATAGGGGACAATGTTACTGTAG GTCACAGTGCTGTTTTGCATGGATGTACTGTTGAGGATGAGGCTTTTGTTGGCATGGGAGCAACACTTCTTGATGGTGTTGTTGTTGAGAAACATGCCATGGTTGCTGCTGGAGCCCTTGTGAGACAGAACACAAGGATCCCTACTGGAGAG GTATGGGGAGGCAATCCTGCAAAGTTTTTGAGGAAGCTAACTGATGAAGAGATAGCCTTTATTTCTCAGTCAGCCACCAATTACTCGAACCTTGCACAAGTTCATGCAGCTGAGAATGCTAAGCCTTTTGATGAGATTGAGTTTGAGAAGGTTCTTCGCAAGAAGTTTGCGAAGAAAGATGAGGAGTATGACTCTATGCTGGGTGTTGTACGTGAACTCCCCCCTGAACTTATTCTTCCAAACAATGTCCTACCAGATAAAGAACCTAAGGCAAAATGA
- the LOC118062128 gene encoding uncharacterized protein, whose translation MGAGALPRNDEIAAAAAVSSHPLILGLQPAALVDHVAPVDWSLLDQIPGDRGGSMPVAIEELDRILEEVKAHKLASPDELSPMKTMAGGSVANTIRGLSAGFGVSCGIIGACGDDEQGKLFVSNMSFSRVNLSRLRMKRGHTAQCICMVDELANRTMRPCLSSAVKIQADELTKEDFKGSKWLVLRYAIFNLDVIEAAIRIAKQEGLLVSLDLASFEMVRNFRSSLQQLLESGNIDLCFANEDEAMELLRGEQTSDPEAAVEFLAKHCKWAVVTLGANGCIARHGKEIVRVPAIGEAKATDATGAGDLFAGGFLYGLVKGLSLEECCKAGACSGGSVIRALGGEVTPENWQWMYKQMQIKGLPLPDNRN comes from the exons ATGGGAGCCGGAGCCTTGCCTAGGAATGACGagattgctgctgctgctgctgtctCTTCTCATCCTCTCATACTTGGTCTCCAGCCAGCAGCTCTCGTCGACCACGTGGCACCTGTTGATTGGTCTTTGCTTGACCAAATCCCTGGTGACCGTGGTGGCTCAATGCCT GTTGCAATTGAAGAGCTTGACCGTATACTAGAAGAGGTGAAAGCACATAAGCTTGCTTCGCCTGATGAATTATCTCCTATGAAGACCATGGCTGGCGGCAGCGTAGCAAATACTATTAGAGGACTGAGTGCAGGCTTTGGAGTCTCTTGTGGGATTATTGGGGCCTGTGGGGATGATGAGCAAGGCAAGTTATTTGTGAGTAATATGAGCTTTAGTAGAGTGAATCTTTCGAGATTGAGGATGAAGCGGGGACACACAGCTCAG TGCATTTGCATGGTTGATGAATTAGCCAATCGTACAATGCGACCCTGTCTCTCAAGTGCTGTCAAAATTCAG gCTGATGAATTGACCAAGGAGGATTTTAAAGGCTCCAAG TGGTTGGTGCTGAGATATGCAATATTCAATTTGGATGTTATTGAAGCAGCTATTCGGATTGCAAAGCAAGAGGGTCTTCTTGTCTCATTGGATTTAGCCAGTTTTGAG ATGGTTCGAAACTTTAGATCATCTCTTCAACAGTTACTGGAGTCTGGGAACATAGACCTCTGCTTTGCTAACGaggatgaagcaatggagttgTTGAG GGGTGAACAAACTTCTGACCCTGAGGCTGCTGTGGAATTCTTGGCCAAACATTGCAAGTGGGCTGTTGTGACTTTAGGTGCTAATGGTTGCATTGCAAGGCATGGAAAAGAG ATTGTCCGAGTTCCAGCTATCGGGGAAGCAAAGGCTACTGATGCCACTGGAGCAGGAGATCTCTTTGCAGGTGGGTTTTTATATGGACTGGTCAAAGGACTGTCTTTGGAGGAATGCTGCAAAGCCGGTGCCTGTAGTGGTGGCTCTGTCATCCGTGCACTCGGGGGTGAGGTAACCCCAGAGAATTGGCAGTGGATGTATAAGCAGATGCAGATCAAGGGCCTCCCTCTTCCTGATAACCGCAATTGA